One Electrophorus electricus isolate fEleEle1 chromosome 10, fEleEle1.pri, whole genome shotgun sequence genomic region harbors:
- the rusc1 gene encoding uncharacterized protein rusc1 isoform X2, whose amino-acid sequence MHSSRPSIPPRPRRFDNGRRVEAKPPSHTNKREEKNINTVSSSPRHVTRRLPEPSRLKGIGHSARSSGGHPKLVQQQKNNTHPVPANTKSKGGHGASNLGLPAVDPNCNEPNLPCLCCNDHSPQDSNTLFNHNHNNNNTVTIRQQLKFVPPSQKRKEAEKKPETKKTKCKPEEKQPMADPVAKPLEDREEENGNVKEEEVVDHKDDEADVNVKGKVDENGNGNNGAVVDDVVDDIEEDDDDDDEDENTLVPSCCDCPASLLDFSLTSSTSSSSTSISCCSDFESDCPDAFSTSLQQQEAPEKYPSPHSSPSHTTAFQPYSLPLALSASVRPPSSPSSPDEGYPSGSASPTSDFMENKGPEEEKGIKVDVLNFLDSIDELGKVDCFYHIAQVARWEFEGDLDLRDRLLHQEKLEKVNKEMKLTYLERLQEAGRNFDNEDLSGLVDEMGNIDMSWKFYKSDKSCDSQEYSDAGVDMTAPSDLDEPTIPDSLAPSPTDPPPRPPKPPARHVIAQSEMHTYMNISGNTPSVSSNSSPTKSFSLAVSPPPSSLSSAISKPLMVPPLPPQPVPYFTLYTESPATSSPTPPIPPPRRRHKARLEAQRLAELEREKTPQSLPPPTTRPPPLPPPPALTSPPAIPPPPSLPPPPSFHALDVEIRKLLALAGITQAELLRLSPELGVCVDGVLEEEEKSKVSKNGNVSANKTNKNEKEDVGTSRDELTEGKRLGKDSLKEMNALDTLNKEEEFIEEKEDCKDTFRTTSFTELAKRRKRNGGSSNSSCSCGLGDNSTLKADSYYSTDISNKQFTDASFGSFDYSSVIPDSPPSPPPRPLPPCPKLLSDPPELPSLKPCTLPANAALPDRFDWLIAFTPDTETPPLEIKKSLADATAQKSNSGPKVTTFKELRNRGKQASPPTQVQPEPDPTIVTPDPDFLYNLKWRREKADGDGTQWEYTSQAHATFLQPPPTPASLALFREMRHLNTEGNVSLELNPLQCIGCSTSKHNWCPFDEEPKTDHHKKKEEGEDEKETEVRGTADGGRTRESRTRVCSPPSSLAFPRSLPLPYYLHSDPPCQAPLFYRSDFYRSQSKACPLRQAPRDPVRRANPRSDSVRDSCADSICCTESVCKHDNPSSGNIHSTSNSIIDSLYHSSQYSANKKDKVYNFGKDPVNNYGSLYDNCLDANSNVNSRCCGDKYMMKSLKLLNDFDKPAASKYIDGETTPYKNFEMISYVNAEKLNDLRKVNRNSKGDVNTPFSLSSREAGVPVSANDSFFGQNSDVKKMEDNIQISPFPTLYLYHPKNCPLHKGAPPRLSPVGAISPPCRAGPLSPGTDVSRLCSPLFPRSYTLPALVAPLYYPYLYTTPAQAPQWGPSAPKLHSQQSTPPPSLTVRSLSFTGSVAKAGTWMGDDSEVRGEELSSLCLQEKRALVSAVSVAVEAILAQFSSSRTLVQKALSGDSSVNPTLGRLLLQCLCPALRGLLCDGLKPHQSDLITGRRPNSPWGLVLASTKPGSSTQALYSLKAKVAALPQLKQSRHRFNAFLLGLLNIKRLDYWLSHLQSCSDVLETYYRHTAFMRLAGTSCKLLFDELLLLLQPLSVLTFNIDLLFQHHHLDPSSPDLTPSGRSPDLPRSLGQDPGFRSLRSSHSRVNGPHLRAVSGQDLGGSDSKAASHNSSSLRSFDPGSTHCRPILSGISKGETSPQLQWLQEKEIVPPSVGSVNILTQQAGQALQHGWGAVLRWGEKLGQNWSGLTSFGSSEETEGVQTEKDLNADAGSASCQRPGQEPLTAYSGTVPWGLGRLFGASSSPTNPPTKRRPSQWLSPGVTVLSHMTSTGHAFLPEKIEPGRQREKAMEKNEENKEKEYQPKPLRAVRTLCDHSGTGAELSFRKGEELILLGGVDQDWIRCRQGDKEGLVPIGFASLII is encoded by the exons ATGCACTCCTCCCGGCCCTCCATTCCCCCACGACCACGTCGATTCGACAACGGAAGGCGAGTAGAGGCTAAACCACCCAGTCACACAAAcaagagggaagaaaaaaacataaacactgtttcttcaTCCCCTCGCCATGTTACCCGAAGACTTCCAGAGCCTTCCAGGTTAAAGGGCATAGGTCACAGTGCACGATCATCAGGGGGACATCCCAAACTGGTCCAGCAGCAGAAGAACAATACCCACCCAGTACCAGCTAACACAAAATCAAAAGGTGGACATGGTGCCTCAAACTTGGGCCTCCCTGCAGTGGATCCAAACTGCAATGAACCCAATCTGCCTTGTCTGTGTTGTAATGACCACTCGCCTCAGGATAGCAATACCCTGTTCAatcacaaccacaacaacaataacactgTGACCATCAGGCAACAGCttaagtttgttccaccatctcaaaagagaaaagaagctGAGAAGAAACCAGAGACCAAAAAGACCAAATGTAAGCCAGAGGAGAAGCAGCCTATGGCTGATCCTGTGGCCAAACCACTGGAGGACAGAGAAGAGGAAAATGGCAATGTGAAAGAAGAGGAGGTAGTTGATCACAAGGATGATGAAGCTGATGTTAACGTGAAAGGAAAAGTAGATGAGAATGGCAACGGAAACAATGGCGCTGTCGTTGATGACGTTGTTGATGATATTGAGGAagacgatgatgacgatgatgaagatgaaaacACTCTTGTACCTTCCTGTTGCGATTGCCCAGCCTCGCTGCTGGActtctctctcacctcttctACCTCGTCTTCTTCCACTTCCATCAGCTGCTGCTCAGACTTTGAGTCGGATTGCCCAGATGCTTTTTCAACATCCTTGCAGCAGCAAGAAGCCCCTGAGAAATATCCGTCACCTCActcctcaccatcacacaccactGCTTTCCAGCCTTACTCGCTGCCATTAGCCCTTAGCGCTTCAGTTAGACCACCTTCATCTCCTTCCTCCCCTGATGAGGGCTATCCTTCAGGTTCTGCATCCCCCACCTCTGATTTTATGGAGAACAAGGGACCTGAGGAAGAAAAGGGCATTAAAGTGGATGTTCTGAACTTCCTGGACTCCATAGATGAATTAGGCAAAGTAGATTGCTTCTATCACATTGCCCAGGTAGCCCGATGGGAATTTGAGGGTGACTTGGATCTCAGAGATAGGCTGCTTCATCAGGAAAAGCTTGAGAAAGTcaacaaagaaatgaaactCACCTATCTGGAAAGACTTCAGGAAGCTGGCCGAAATTTTGACAATGAGGATCTTTCTGGCTTGGTGGATGAAATGGGCAATATTGACATGTCCTGGAAGTTTTATAAAAGTGACAAATCATGTGATTCCCAGGAATACAGTGATGCAGGAGTGGATATGACAGCCCCATCCGACCTAGATGAACCCACAATCCCAGATTCTCTTGCTCCGTCACCCACGGATCCTCCTCCCCGCCCACCAAAACCTCCAGCAAGACATGTCATTGCCCAATCTgaaatgcacacatatatgaacATCAGTGGTAACACACCTTCAGTTTCCTCCAACTCTTCCCCAACTAAATCATTTAGTCTTGCAgtttctcctcctccatcttcaCTTTCATCTGCAATATCGAAACCACTAATGGTGCCTCCTCTACCACCCCAGCCTGTCCCTTACTTCACCCTGTACACCGAGTCCCCTGCTACCTCATCACCCACTCCACCCATTCCTCCTCCGAGAAGGCGCCATAAAGCTCGTCTAGAGGCTCAGAGACTAGCCgagcttgagagagagaaaacacctCAGTCTCTTCCTCCTCCAACCACCCGACCGCCACCTctaccacctccaccagccttGACCTCGCCTCCTGCCAttccacctcctccatcacttccacctcctccatctttCCATGCTCTGGATGTGGAGATTCGTAAACTGCTGGCTCTGGCAGGGATAACCCAGGCTGAGTTGCTGAGGCTTAGCCCTGAATTGGGTGTCTGTGTTGATGGGGTtttggaggaggaagagaaatcTAAGGTTTCCAAAAATGGAAATGTCAGTgctaacaaaacaaataaaaatgagaaagaggatGTGGGGACTTCGAGGGATGAACTGACAGAGGGAAAAAGGCTTGGGAAAGACAGTTTAAAAGAAATGAATGCATTAGATACATTAAATAAAGAGGAAGAATTCatagaagaaaaagaagactgCAAGGACACCTTCAGGACAACATCTTTCACAGAGCTGGCTAAACGACGCAAGCGAAATGGAGGTAGCAGTAACTCTAGCTGCAGCTGTGGTTTGGGAGATAATTCTACCTTGAAAGCTGACTCGTATTACAGCACGGATATTAGCAATAAGCAGTTCACTGATGCTAGCTTTGGCAGTTTTGATTATTCCTCAGTGATACCTGATtcccctccttctccccctcctcGACCTTTACCCCCATGCCCCAAATTATTGTCTGATCCCCCTGAGCTACCCTCTCTAAAACCTTGCACTCTCCCAGCTAATGCAGCTCTCCCGGATAgatttgattggctgattgCCTTTACTCCAGACACAGAGACTCCTccattagaaataaaaaaatcgCTTGCTGATGCCACAGCCCAAAAGTCCAATTCTGGTCCAAAAGTCACTACGTTTAAAGAGTTGCGCAACAGAGGCAAACAGGCTTCACCACCAACTCAAGTTCAACCAGAACCGGATCCGACCATTGTTACGCCAGATCCCGATTTCCTGTACAACCTCAagtggaggagagaaaaggcAGATGGGGATGGCACGCAGTGGGAGTATACTTCCCAGGCACATGCCACATTCCTTCAGCCACCACCTACACCTGCTTCCCTGGCTCTGTTTAGAGAAATGCGCCACTTGAACACTGAAGGAAATGTCTCTCTGGAGCTCAACCCTCTGCAATGTATTGGTTGCTCAACCAGTAAGCACAATTGGTGTCCTTTCGATGAAGAACCAAAGACAGACCATCacaagaaaaaagaggaaggggaagatgagaaggagacagaagtAAGAGGAACAGCGGATGGAGGACGAACACGGGAGTCTAGAACAAGAG TGTGCTCCCCTCCCTCGTCCTTGGCCTTTCCTCGTTCTTTGCCCCTTCCCTACTATTTGCACTCTGATCCGCCATGCCAAGCACCCTTGTTTTACCGTTCTGACTTTTATAGGAGCCAGTCCAAAGCCTGTCCTCTTCGGCAAGCTCCCAGAGACCCTGTGCGCCGAGCGAACCCTAGGTCTGACTCTGTTAGAGACAGTTGTGCTGACTCTATCTGCTGCACTGAATCTGTCTGTAAACATGACAATCCTTCCAGTGGTAACATTCACAGTACTTCAAACAGCATTATAGATTCTTTGTATCATTCTTCCCAGTACTCTGCTAACAAGAAAGACAAGGTATATAACTTTGGAAAGGACCCTGTTAACAACTATGGGTCACTGTATGATAACTGCTTAGATGCAAACAGTAATGTCAATTCACGTTGTTGTGGTGATAAATACATGATGAAGAGCTTGAAGCTCCTCAATGACTTTGACAAACCAGCGGCTAGCAAGTACATTGATGGTGAGACCACCCCATACAAAAACTTTGAAATGATAAGTTATGTTAATGCAGAAAAACTCAACGACCTGAGAAAAGTTAACAGAAACTCCAAGGGCGATGTTAATACCCCGTTCTCCTTGAGCTCTAGAGAGGCCGGTGTACCAGTCTCAGCAAATGACTCCTTTTTTGGCCAGAACAGTGATGTAAAAAAGATGGAGGACAACATCCAAATCTCACCCTTCCCCACCCTTTACCTCTACCATCCCAAAAACTGCCCCCTGCACAAGGGTGCCCCCCCTCGCTTGTCCCCTGTAGGAGCAATCTCACCCCCGTGCAGGGCGGGGCCTCTGTCTCCAGGGACAGATGTGTCCCGCCTCTGTTCGCCCCTGTTCCCTCGCAGCTACACCCTCCCTGCTCTTGTGGCACCCCTCTACTACCCCTACCTCTACACCACACCTGCTCAAGCGCCACAGTGGGGGCCATCAGCCCCCAAACTCCACTCTCAGCAGAGTACACCACCACCCTCTCTGA CTGTCCGTAGCCTGTCCTTCACTGGTTCCGTGGCTAAGGCAGGGACCTGGATGGGTGATGATtcagaggtgagaggtgaggagCTGTCCTCTCTTTGCCTGCAGGAAAAAAGAG CTCTCGTCAGTGCAGTCAGTGTTGCAGTGGAGGCCATTTTGGCTCAGTTCAGCTCCTCCAGGACTCTCGTGCAGAAG gctcTCTCCGGAGACAGCAGTGTGAACCCTACTCTAGGTCGGCTGCTGCTACAGTGCCTTTGCCCTGCTTTGCGTGGCCTCCTCTGTGATGGACTCAAGCCCCATCAGAGTGACCTCATCACAGGCAGGAGGCCAAATTCACCTTGGGGATTAGTTCTGGCCTCCACTAAGCCAG GCTCCAGCACGCAAGCTTTATACAGCCTGAAGGCTAAAGTGGCTGCCCTTCCCCAGCTCAAGCAGAGCCGACACAGGTTCAACGCCTTCCTGCTCGGCCTTCTGAA TATAAAGCGCCTAGATTACTGGCTGTCCCATCTGCAGTCTTGCAGTG aTGTGTTGGAGACATATTACCGGCACACAGCCTTCATGCGCCTTGCAGGCACTTCCTGCAAGCTTCTCTTTGACGAGCTCCTCCTTCTGCTACAGCCTCTCTCCGTCCTGACCTTTAACATCGACCTGCTGTTCCAGCACCACCACCTTGACCCTTCCTCCCCTGACCTCACGCCGAGCGGCCGCAGTCCGGATTTGCCCCGCTCGCTCGGCCAGGACCCGGGCTTCCGCTCGCTACGCTCGAGCCACTCACGGGTCAACGGTCCACATCTGAGGGCTGTGTCCGGGCAAGACCTTGGCGGTTCGGATTCAAAAGCAGCCAGCCATAACTCCAGCTCCTTAAGGTCATTCGATCCAGGATCCACCCACTGCAGGCCGATATTATCAGGCATCAGTAAGGGTGAGACCAGCCCCCAGCTGCAGTGGCTGCAGGAGAAGGAGATAGTGCCACCTAGTGTTGGGAGTGTGAATATCCTCACCCAGCAAGCAGGCCAGGCTCTTCAGCATGGCTGGGGGGCAGTACTGCGTTGGGGGGAGAAGTTAGGGCAGAATTGGAGTGGTTTAACATCCTTTGGCTCCTCAGAAGAGACTGAAGGGGTTCAAACAGAGAAGGATCTGAACGCAGATGCCGGTTCAGCTTCCTGTCAGAGACCAGGCCAGGAGCCCTTGACAGCTTACAGCGGAACAGTTCCATGGGGTTTGGGCAGGCTGTTCGGGGCTTCCAGTAGCCCCACAAATCCTCCGACAAAAAg ACGTCCCTCTCAGTGGCTGTCTCCTGGTGTAACAGTCCTAAGCCATATGACGAGTACAGGGCATGCCTTTCTGCCTGAGAAGATAGAGCCtggaagacaaagagagaaagcgatggagaaaaatgaagaaaacaaagaaaaagagtaTCAGCCAAAACCGCTGAG GGCAGTCCGGACCCTGTGTGATCACTCAGGCACAGGGGCAGAGCTGAGCTTCAGAAAAGGGGAGGAGCTTATACTGTTGGGAGGTGTAGACCAAGACTGGATTCGATGTCGTCAAGGTGACAAGGAGGGCCTCGTTCCTATTGGTTTTGCATCACTTATCATATGA
- the rusc1 gene encoding uncharacterized protein rusc1 isoform X4 yields MHSSRPSIPPRPRRFDNGRRVEAKPPSHTNKREEKNINTVSSSPRHVTRRLPEPSRLKGIGHSARSSGGHPKLVQQQKNNTHPVPANTKSKGGHGASNLGLPAVDPNCNEPNLPCLCCNDHSPQDSNTLFNHNHNNNNTVTIRQQLKFVPPSQKRKEAEKKPETKKTKCKPEEKQPMADPVAKPLEDREEENGNVKEEEVVDHKDDEADVNVKGKVDENGNGNNGAVVDDVVDDIEEDDDDDDEDENTLVPSCCDCPASLLDFSLTSSTSSSSTSISCCSDFESDCPDAFSTSLQQQEAPEKYPSPHSSPSHTTAFQPYSLPLALSASVRPPSSPSSPDEGYPSGSASPTSDFMENKGPEEEKGIKVDVLNFLDSIDELGKVDCFYHIAQVARWEFEGDLDLRDRLLHQEKLEKVNKEMKLTYLERLQEAGRNFDNEDLSGLVDEMGNIDMSWKFYKSDKSCDSQEYSDAGVDMTAPSDLDEPTIPDSLAPSPTDPPPRPPKPPARHVIAQSEMHTYMNISGNTPSVSSNSSPTKSFSLAVSPPPSSLSSAISKPLMVPPLPPQPVPYFTLYTESPATSSPTPPIPPPRRRHKARLEAQRLAELEREKTPQSLPPPTTRPPPLPPPPALTSPPAIPPPPSLPPPPSFHALDVEIRKLLALAGITQAELLRLSPELGVCVDGVLEEEEKSKVSKNGNVSANKTNKNEKEDVGTSRDELTEGKRLGKDSLKEMNALDTLNKEEEFIEEKEDCKDTFRTTSFTELAKRRKRNGGSSNSSCSCGLGDNSTLKADSYYSTDISNKQFTDASFGSFDYSSVIPDSPPSPPPRPLPPCPKLLSDPPELPSLKPCTLPANAALPDRFDWLIAFTPDTETPPLEIKKSLADATAQKSNSGPKVTTFKELRNRGKQASPPTQVQPEPDPTIVTPDPDFLYNLKWRREKADGDGTQWEYTSQAHATFLQPPPTPASLALFREMRHLNTEGNVSLELNPLQCIGCSTSKHNWCPFDEEPKTDHHKKKEEGEDEKETEVRGTADGGRTRESRTRAVRSLSFTGSVAKAGTWMGDDSEVRGEELSSLCLQEKRALVSAVSVAVEAILAQFSSSRTLVQKFHSVDKALSGDSSVNPTLGRLLLQCLCPALRGLLCDGLKPHQSDLITGRRPNSPWGLVLASTKPGSSTQALYSLKAKVAALPQLKQSRHRFNAFLLGLLNIKRLDYWLSHLQSCSDVLETYYRHTAFMRLAGTSCKLLFDELLLLLQPLSVLTFNIDLLFQHHHLDPSSPDLTPSGRSPDLPRSLGQDPGFRSLRSSHSRVNGPHLRAVSGQDLGGSDSKAASHNSSSLRSFDPGSTHCRPILSGISKGETSPQLQWLQEKEIVPPSVGSVNILTQQAGQALQHGWGAVLRWGEKLGQNWSGLTSFGSSEETEGVQTEKDLNADAGSASCQRPGQEPLTAYSGTVPWGLGRLFGASSSPTNPPTKRRPSQWLSPGVTVLSHMTSTGHAFLPEKIEPGRQREKAMEKNEENKEKEYQPKPLRAVRTLCDHSGTGAELSFRKGEELILLGGVDQDWIRCRQGDKEGLVPIGFASLII; encoded by the exons ATGCACTCCTCCCGGCCCTCCATTCCCCCACGACCACGTCGATTCGACAACGGAAGGCGAGTAGAGGCTAAACCACCCAGTCACACAAAcaagagggaagaaaaaaacataaacactgtttcttcaTCCCCTCGCCATGTTACCCGAAGACTTCCAGAGCCTTCCAGGTTAAAGGGCATAGGTCACAGTGCACGATCATCAGGGGGACATCCCAAACTGGTCCAGCAGCAGAAGAACAATACCCACCCAGTACCAGCTAACACAAAATCAAAAGGTGGACATGGTGCCTCAAACTTGGGCCTCCCTGCAGTGGATCCAAACTGCAATGAACCCAATCTGCCTTGTCTGTGTTGTAATGACCACTCGCCTCAGGATAGCAATACCCTGTTCAatcacaaccacaacaacaataacactgTGACCATCAGGCAACAGCttaagtttgttccaccatctcaaaagagaaaagaagctGAGAAGAAACCAGAGACCAAAAAGACCAAATGTAAGCCAGAGGAGAAGCAGCCTATGGCTGATCCTGTGGCCAAACCACTGGAGGACAGAGAAGAGGAAAATGGCAATGTGAAAGAAGAGGAGGTAGTTGATCACAAGGATGATGAAGCTGATGTTAACGTGAAAGGAAAAGTAGATGAGAATGGCAACGGAAACAATGGCGCTGTCGTTGATGACGTTGTTGATGATATTGAGGAagacgatgatgacgatgatgaagatgaaaacACTCTTGTACCTTCCTGTTGCGATTGCCCAGCCTCGCTGCTGGActtctctctcacctcttctACCTCGTCTTCTTCCACTTCCATCAGCTGCTGCTCAGACTTTGAGTCGGATTGCCCAGATGCTTTTTCAACATCCTTGCAGCAGCAAGAAGCCCCTGAGAAATATCCGTCACCTCActcctcaccatcacacaccactGCTTTCCAGCCTTACTCGCTGCCATTAGCCCTTAGCGCTTCAGTTAGACCACCTTCATCTCCTTCCTCCCCTGATGAGGGCTATCCTTCAGGTTCTGCATCCCCCACCTCTGATTTTATGGAGAACAAGGGACCTGAGGAAGAAAAGGGCATTAAAGTGGATGTTCTGAACTTCCTGGACTCCATAGATGAATTAGGCAAAGTAGATTGCTTCTATCACATTGCCCAGGTAGCCCGATGGGAATTTGAGGGTGACTTGGATCTCAGAGATAGGCTGCTTCATCAGGAAAAGCTTGAGAAAGTcaacaaagaaatgaaactCACCTATCTGGAAAGACTTCAGGAAGCTGGCCGAAATTTTGACAATGAGGATCTTTCTGGCTTGGTGGATGAAATGGGCAATATTGACATGTCCTGGAAGTTTTATAAAAGTGACAAATCATGTGATTCCCAGGAATACAGTGATGCAGGAGTGGATATGACAGCCCCATCCGACCTAGATGAACCCACAATCCCAGATTCTCTTGCTCCGTCACCCACGGATCCTCCTCCCCGCCCACCAAAACCTCCAGCAAGACATGTCATTGCCCAATCTgaaatgcacacatatatgaacATCAGTGGTAACACACCTTCAGTTTCCTCCAACTCTTCCCCAACTAAATCATTTAGTCTTGCAgtttctcctcctccatcttcaCTTTCATCTGCAATATCGAAACCACTAATGGTGCCTCCTCTACCACCCCAGCCTGTCCCTTACTTCACCCTGTACACCGAGTCCCCTGCTACCTCATCACCCACTCCACCCATTCCTCCTCCGAGAAGGCGCCATAAAGCTCGTCTAGAGGCTCAGAGACTAGCCgagcttgagagagagaaaacacctCAGTCTCTTCCTCCTCCAACCACCCGACCGCCACCTctaccacctccaccagccttGACCTCGCCTCCTGCCAttccacctcctccatcacttccacctcctccatctttCCATGCTCTGGATGTGGAGATTCGTAAACTGCTGGCTCTGGCAGGGATAACCCAGGCTGAGTTGCTGAGGCTTAGCCCTGAATTGGGTGTCTGTGTTGATGGGGTtttggaggaggaagagaaatcTAAGGTTTCCAAAAATGGAAATGTCAGTgctaacaaaacaaataaaaatgagaaagaggatGTGGGGACTTCGAGGGATGAACTGACAGAGGGAAAAAGGCTTGGGAAAGACAGTTTAAAAGAAATGAATGCATTAGATACATTAAATAAAGAGGAAGAATTCatagaagaaaaagaagactgCAAGGACACCTTCAGGACAACATCTTTCACAGAGCTGGCTAAACGACGCAAGCGAAATGGAGGTAGCAGTAACTCTAGCTGCAGCTGTGGTTTGGGAGATAATTCTACCTTGAAAGCTGACTCGTATTACAGCACGGATATTAGCAATAAGCAGTTCACTGATGCTAGCTTTGGCAGTTTTGATTATTCCTCAGTGATACCTGATtcccctccttctccccctcctcGACCTTTACCCCCATGCCCCAAATTATTGTCTGATCCCCCTGAGCTACCCTCTCTAAAACCTTGCACTCTCCCAGCTAATGCAGCTCTCCCGGATAgatttgattggctgattgCCTTTACTCCAGACACAGAGACTCCTccattagaaataaaaaaatcgCTTGCTGATGCCACAGCCCAAAAGTCCAATTCTGGTCCAAAAGTCACTACGTTTAAAGAGTTGCGCAACAGAGGCAAACAGGCTTCACCACCAACTCAAGTTCAACCAGAACCGGATCCGACCATTGTTACGCCAGATCCCGATTTCCTGTACAACCTCAagtggaggagagaaaaggcAGATGGGGATGGCACGCAGTGGGAGTATACTTCCCAGGCACATGCCACATTCCTTCAGCCACCACCTACACCTGCTTCCCTGGCTCTGTTTAGAGAAATGCGCCACTTGAACACTGAAGGAAATGTCTCTCTGGAGCTCAACCCTCTGCAATGTATTGGTTGCTCAACCAGTAAGCACAATTGGTGTCCTTTCGATGAAGAACCAAAGACAGACCATCacaagaaaaaagaggaaggggaagatgagaaggagacagaagtAAGAGGAACAGCGGATGGAGGACGAACACGGGAGTCTAGAACAAGAG CTGTCCGTAGCCTGTCCTTCACTGGTTCCGTGGCTAAGGCAGGGACCTGGATGGGTGATGATtcagaggtgagaggtgaggagCTGTCCTCTCTTTGCCTGCAGGAAAAAAGAG CTCTCGTCAGTGCAGTCAGTGTTGCAGTGGAGGCCATTTTGGCTCAGTTCAGCTCCTCCAGGACTCTCGTGCAGAAG TTTCACTCAGTAGATAAG gctcTCTCCGGAGACAGCAGTGTGAACCCTACTCTAGGTCGGCTGCTGCTACAGTGCCTTTGCCCTGCTTTGCGTGGCCTCCTCTGTGATGGACTCAAGCCCCATCAGAGTGACCTCATCACAGGCAGGAGGCCAAATTCACCTTGGGGATTAGTTCTGGCCTCCACTAAGCCAG GCTCCAGCACGCAAGCTTTATACAGCCTGAAGGCTAAAGTGGCTGCCCTTCCCCAGCTCAAGCAGAGCCGACACAGGTTCAACGCCTTCCTGCTCGGCCTTCTGAA TATAAAGCGCCTAGATTACTGGCTGTCCCATCTGCAGTCTTGCAGTG aTGTGTTGGAGACATATTACCGGCACACAGCCTTCATGCGCCTTGCAGGCACTTCCTGCAAGCTTCTCTTTGACGAGCTCCTCCTTCTGCTACAGCCTCTCTCCGTCCTGACCTTTAACATCGACCTGCTGTTCCAGCACCACCACCTTGACCCTTCCTCCCCTGACCTCACGCCGAGCGGCCGCAGTCCGGATTTGCCCCGCTCGCTCGGCCAGGACCCGGGCTTCCGCTCGCTACGCTCGAGCCACTCACGGGTCAACGGTCCACATCTGAGGGCTGTGTCCGGGCAAGACCTTGGCGGTTCGGATTCAAAAGCAGCCAGCCATAACTCCAGCTCCTTAAGGTCATTCGATCCAGGATCCACCCACTGCAGGCCGATATTATCAGGCATCAGTAAGGGTGAGACCAGCCCCCAGCTGCAGTGGCTGCAGGAGAAGGAGATAGTGCCACCTAGTGTTGGGAGTGTGAATATCCTCACCCAGCAAGCAGGCCAGGCTCTTCAGCATGGCTGGGGGGCAGTACTGCGTTGGGGGGAGAAGTTAGGGCAGAATTGGAGTGGTTTAACATCCTTTGGCTCCTCAGAAGAGACTGAAGGGGTTCAAACAGAGAAGGATCTGAACGCAGATGCCGGTTCAGCTTCCTGTCAGAGACCAGGCCAGGAGCCCTTGACAGCTTACAGCGGAACAGTTCCATGGGGTTTGGGCAGGCTGTTCGGGGCTTCCAGTAGCCCCACAAATCCTCCGACAAAAAg ACGTCCCTCTCAGTGGCTGTCTCCTGGTGTAACAGTCCTAAGCCATATGACGAGTACAGGGCATGCCTTTCTGCCTGAGAAGATAGAGCCtggaagacaaagagagaaagcgatggagaaaaatgaagaaaacaaagaaaaagagtaTCAGCCAAAACCGCTGAG GGCAGTCCGGACCCTGTGTGATCACTCAGGCACAGGGGCAGAGCTGAGCTTCAGAAAAGGGGAGGAGCTTATACTGTTGGGAGGTGTAGACCAAGACTGGATTCGATGTCGTCAAGGTGACAAGGAGGGCCTCGTTCCTATTGGTTTTGCATCACTTATCATATGA